The Candidatus Eisenbacteria bacterium DNA window GCGCCGCGCTCTTTCGGGCGTTCGCGAAACGGATCGCCCCCGCGATCCTTCCCCTTCTCCTGCTCCCCGCCGCCGCGGCGGCTCAGGACACGCCGGAAGCCGCCCCCCTGCGCGGCGGAGGCGTCATCGGACGCGTGGTCAGCTCGGAGACGGGCGACCCGATCCCCTTCGTCGACGTGGTCCTCTTCCGTCCCGATCCCGCGAATCCCGCGGTGGAGACCGCCGTCGCGAACCGGATGACCAACGCCGACGGCGGCTACCGGATCCCCGCCCGGCCGGGCCTCTACCGGCTGCAGGTGAGCCACATCAGCTTCGGCACGACCGACGTCACCGAGGTGCGCGTCGGCGAGAACGAGATCCTCACGTTGAACGTCTCCCTCACGCCGAAGGCGGTCCGCGCCCAGGCGGTGCGGGTGACCGCCGACGCGATTCAGGGGACGGAGACCGCCATCCTCTCCCGACAGAAGAAGGCCGCCGCGGTGAGCGACGGCGTCAGCGCCGAGCAGATCAAGCGCACCCCCGACTCGGACGCCGCGGAGGTCCTCCATCGCGTGACGGGCCTGTCGGTGGTGAACGACCGCTACGTCTTCGTACGCGGCCTCGGAGAGCGCTACAACTCCACCAAGGTGAACGGCAACACCATCGGCACGCCGGAGCCGAACAAGCGTGTGGTCCCGCTCGACCTCTTTCCGTCGAGCATGCTGGACAACGTGATCGTCCAGAAGACCTTCACGCCGGACCAGCCGGGCGAGTTCGGCGGCGGCGTGGTGGACGTGAACACCCGCGACTTCCCCGGCCGCCGCACCTGGTCCCTCTCCCTCTCCAGCGGATACCGGGAGGGGACCACGGGAAGCGGATTCCTCACCTACGACGGGGGGAAATACGACTGGCTCGGCTTCAGCGGAGGCAAGCGCGCCCTCCCGGACCTGGTGGAGGAACTCGCCTCGGACAAGCTGATCAAGGGGGGAACCTCGATCCTCCATCCCAGCGAATTCACGGACGAGGAGTTCATCGCCCTCGGCCGTTCTTTCGAAAACACATGGTCGCCCCGCACGGAAGACGCGTCTCCCGCCTATAATTTCAGCGGCTCCTACGGCGACGAGATTCTCTTCCTGGGGCGACCGCTCGGATTCATCGGCAGCGCCTCGCTCAGAAACGGCTTCACCACCAAGCAGTATCAGAGCCGTCTCTATGAAGGAGGAGCGGGCAATCTGAATAGAAGGCTCGATCTGGAGGGGGAGGCGTCCACCGCGTCGGTGCTCTGGGGGAGCATGCTGAACGCCAACTACCGGTTCGGACTCGCCCACACGCTCCACCTCCGCACCATGTACAACCGGAGCGCCGAGGACGAGGTCAACGTCTACGACGGCGAGGACACCAGCCTCAGCGTGCCGAAGAAGTCGACCCAGCTCCGCTTCGTGGAGCGGGGGCTCTGGACGACCTCGGTCGGGATGGACCACACCCTCCCCGGCTGGAGGAAGGATTCGCGGCTCCACTGGGAGGCGGGCTACTCCTACGCCGAGAGGAACGAACCGGACCGCCGGACCTATCTGTACGAGGAACGGGTGCCGCCGGGCGACTCGGTCGCGACCTGGATGTACGTCGGCCGGACCAACGCGCAGGAACTCACCCG harbors:
- a CDS encoding outer membrane beta-barrel protein, whose translation is MTTTSRAALFRAFAKRIAPAILPLLLLPAAAAAQDTPEAAPLRGGGVIGRVVSSETGDPIPFVDVVLFRPDPANPAVETAVANRMTNADGGYRIPARPGLYRLQVSHISFGTTDVTEVRVGENEILTLNVSLTPKAVRAQAVRVTADAIQGTETAILSRQKKAAAVSDGVSAEQIKRTPDSDAAEVLHRVTGLSVVNDRYVFVRGLGERYNSTKVNGNTIGTPEPNKRVVPLDLFPSSMLDNVIVQKTFTPDQPGEFGGGVVDVNTRDFPGRRTWSLSLSSGYREGTTGSGFLTYDGGKYDWLGFSGGKRALPDLVEELASDKLIKGGTSILHPSEFTDEEFIALGRSFENTWSPRTEDASPAYNFSGSYGDEILFLGRPLGFIGSASLRNGFTTKQYQSRLYEGGAGNLNRRLDLEGEASTASVLWGSMLNANYRFGLAHTLHLRTMYNRSAEDEVNVYDGEDTSLSVPKKSTQLRFVERGLWTTSVGMDHTLPGWRKDSRLHWEAGYSYAERNEPDRRTYLYEERVPPGDSVATWMYVGRTNAQELTRLFSYMDENERDYKLDWTFPFDQWGGLESKFKIGWSHMNKDRESWTRRFNYNKPSQTGDYDFTTDPEMLLADENIGLVRERNKWHIEEETEATDRYQAHHDLDAAYWMVDMPVHRRVRLVTGIRWEWSDQKAVTREPLIATAKDNVAELKTADALPSVNCTYTPHRDVNLRLAYSKTLNRPDLRELTPFTMVDFMTYGLRTGNPELERAILHNYDFRFEFYPGYTELLAFSAFHKEMKDPIEESVIGGENPVFIPENGEDGRLTGVELEARFSLGRIASPLRNLGLYSNYTRVNSETKTGRLGVANNKERPLQGQSDYVVNLGLFYSSPKGVTNASILYNLFGKRLAQVGLYEMPDVYETPRHSLDFTFSRAFLGGAHLKVAIENLLDDDVRFELDGDIEDPITYSAKSGRKISLSLSYGS